tcctttaagttaatattttcacCGTCTGTACTCAATCCCAACcctaaataaaaatcattttcatttatattcaaaacctTTTTTCCAACTAAAAAACCACTACTCGAGTCGTCCCACTTACCCAATAACTCACTCAATATATTTCTACCTAGCTTAACATTCACATTGACGTCTAAAAACCACGCAAACGGTGTCTTCGCAATCAATGACCGATGCTCGTCTGTCAACCGTTCGTTCaaagtacatatatactttgtcgAAAAAGAGTGACGAACAGTCAATTGcatcaaccaaaataaaatcagcaAAACTACTAAAACCCAATAACccaataaccaaaacaaaaggATACGAACCCCAAACCCAAACCAGAAAACCATGGTACGAAATCGAACGGATAACCACTTACCTTCGTCGTCGGACAATGCTCACCGGACCTTGCCATTGCGCACGATAACTTGTACGAAAATGGAGGGAGACAACACGACGCACACAGAACAATCACAGAGAAAGCAAACGCAAGGTGCAGGAAACGCAACCTTCGTTTCCAATGAAACAGACAGAGGGGTATTTTGGgattttcaattaaaacaaaacttacGGACTTCAACTTCCacggtttttaaaaaaaattcattttaaaccAAACCAATGAACATGCGACAAGTGGCGTTGTCAAAAAAGTGTTAAGAAATCGTTGTTGGAATATCGCGATCCTTTGTTTTATCTTCTCTACTAAACAAAGATTAAAAGGCATGCGTGAGTTTTTGTGgtgacattttaatttattttctttatctatttttatactctctttttttttaccttttttcatttttaattaaacacttttaatattattttatttatcacttCTTTCTTTCTCGTTTACCAAATAAGCAATatgtttagttttaaaaatatagctgAAGAGAGTGAATATAAGAAAACGAGAGTGTTTTTAAGTAGAAATAAGAAGGATGAatgtattataaataatttagtgaaatacaaaaaaaaaaggctacacagaaaataattataacacaattaattattatagtgCATAAAAAGCAAATACGATGTAAATTATGCTTCACCGTCAATGGTGGAATAATAAAAGGTtgattaaagtttttaaatttaagttgtCCTTATTATAATAACAGCAACAAGAAATTCTATTactgataaaataataatagcaaACAAGTaatatagtaatatttatttatttttaaatcaaaccatgttaacaaaattaattttcaatcattttcaccgatttctttatttatttaattttttttaccaaacaCCCTTAAAATAGTCAACACACAACAAAAAGGCATTTAAACTTTGGAGAACTTATCTATTGATTGTTGGGAACCATATAAACAAAATACTTGCCTAAAATTATTTCTTGCCTGACCTTGTTTTCTGAAGTATTGTTATTACTTTAATAGAAAGGATacgaaagaaagagatagaaaatataaaacatctgacaaaatattagtttataatgAGCACATTTTCGTGCTGTCCAGCAGGTTACCCTTTCTTAAAAAcgaatattacttttatttaaaattatcgtGACACTTTAGTTCTTTGGGTACATAATTGGGTGAGAGATCTAGGTATATTATAATCTAGGTGAGTTGGTCAAATGAAAAAGTACATTACAGATGGTTTTTGTGAAACTGAAACTGATTACAGCAAGGTGTCAGTCCCTTAAAAAGTTGTTCTTACCGTACATACACAGGTCTAGACTTCccagaaatatttttttgtataattgtgCTGTGCCGACAAGTGAATTGCATGAAATAGTAGAAACTTTTATGGACATGTGGCCTATACTGGGCCTTTTTCTAGAGGAAAGTGACATAACATTTGCCCATCAGCATTTTTCTGCAGCTTTTTCATCAAATCATCTGTTTCTATTACGTGCCATTTTCTTCCTTACTCTCATTACTGAATTCTGGAAAATTAGAGAGAATAAATGCAGACAATATCGCAGGCAATACCAGCCACTCCTCCTTTATCTGTTCaccaaacaaacaaattttaaagctGTCACAGACTAGTAATGTTTAGGAGCAATTGACATTTAACGAAGAATTAGAGCTTTTTTGCTAAAATACCTCCAGAAATCCGTATTCTAAATCCATCAAAGCCACTGCTTTTCCATAAGGATATTTTGGAGAGAATTTTACTGCTGTCATCAAGCGACTTTCTTCTCCATTTCCATAGTTTCTAGTTTCATACTCCAATTTTCTCCCAGGAAAGATAACCACCTGCGAAAAATTGAGTGTTAAGATTAACAACATTGAACCTTAGAAGAATGAATCTCTAGCTCAAGCCCCAAATGAACTGAGATTAACTCAACATTCGGTAATAGATTAAAGAATAtatagagaaaaagaaggttACATTCCGAGTGCCTGTGAGCTCAAATAGCTCAAATAAACGTTTATCTTCATCACCGGTCTTCTTTATCTGTAACACCCAGTTAGAGTTCATCATTGACCAGACTGTTCCTTTTAACTCGGCAAGAAGATGGGTGTTACCGGATGCAGTCCGGCCGATAACTTTTTTATTGATACTACTCTTTGTGTTCTCAGTTGACAGGTTCCTATATCAAAAATAACATGAGAAAATGGCAAGAAAAACTATATTTGTTAATTATGATTGCTATGAGAAAACGGCAAGAGAAAGCATCAAAGCTAGTGCTTGGCACTTTTAGCAGAGTGCGAGAAAAGCCCAGTTTTAAATGGTTCAACATTGTTAATTAGTAAGCAACTCAGCTCATGATATTCTAAACTCCATAAGCAATTTGACTTACCCTGTCTGGATGTTGATTATCTTATTGCGTGCTTCATTCACAACATTTATATTTGTGCAACATTTAATTTGCTGGGACCTTCTCGGAAGTAGGAaggaaaaataactttttttgaaTGGAAGCATAGAAACAAAGTGCAGCTTATACGGTACTGAAACTGGAGGAGTTAAAGACAGACCAATGCGAATGCTAATAGGCTTTGACCAATTGACTGTACATGTCAAATCTAACCATTTTTCTATTGGCAGTTTAGATGCTACATTTTGCAAATCCTCCAAATTGATTGAAGTTTTTCCCAATACTTTGTGTAGCTTTAGTCCTCTAAAGTTAAAACTTGGGCGAGAAATGAGTTCAAGGAGTAACTCTCCATTACTTTCACATTGGAAAACAGCAACTTGTTTCCCTTGTGACTTTGAGGAAATACTTAATTGCTTCTTGGTATTGAAAAGCACATCTTCCTGTTTCTTGTTGAAGGACACAAGTAGCTTGCCTTTATGCTCGGATGGAAAGTTTCTCACGTCAACAAACTCAAGCATCACCTGAATAAGAATCATGAACAAAAAATGTTGCAACAGTTGTTCAAAAAACATGACAAGTTACACTTGTTAGGGAAAGGGATCCTCTccagtaaaaaaagaaaaccttgAGATGGTCAAGTGTTTTGATCTCACCATTTATTATTCTAACATCTActttcaataaaaacaaaatattatgttaataaaCTTATTGAAAGTCTAGGATCTCATGCAGTGATAAAGTAATTAAGCAGGATCCATTTCCCAATTGCTAGTGTCTTCTCCCGTAACAAAgaatatagaagaaataaatattgGAGGCTACCTGCACAAGCAGTTTCTGTGGAAGTTGAATCAGATTTTGGTTCTGGTTCGTGTTACTGGATGGAGCCGAACAGAATTGGTGAGTACCAACTATCTTATACTTATCAACAGGAAGAGGAGAAGGGGGGTTACCCCTGTACATTGCTCCTGCTTTCCAGTATCTTGAACCAAATGTCTCTTCCCACTGTCTGGTGGTTTCAGAAAAGCCGACATCCAGCTTTTGGCCCTTGGTCCTATTAGAATCTGTGTCATCATGTTCTAATACTTTGCCCATAATTGCCACTAGATCGTTACAGTAAGACACGGGATGCAATTGGTGAGAGTGCCATATGAGGTCAATGTCATAAGTTGGAACACTGAAGCGGCTTATGTGCCTCTCTCTATTCCTCTTTATCAAATGCAGAAACCCCTTGTATCTGGCCACAGCTCCTTCAAGAAAAGTATCCACTTTCCAATAAGGCCTGGAAACCTGTCATTGAAGTTGGAGACCAATGGATAAGCACAAGCTGGTATTGCTTTCAGACATTTTATTCATTGAGTAATTTCATTATATACTTTACTTGAATAAAAATCACCTTTACTTTCATTGAAGTGTTAGTCCAAAACCAATGTACTCTATTACATATGCTTAGTAATCACTTTACCCATAAAATGTATGAACAGCAAGTTAAAATAGCATCTGACACTGGCTTATTTGTCTATACTACAGATTGAAGGTTAGGTAGGTATTAACAAGGCAGGCCACTCCAATCTAAATTTCTTAATTACCTGATAGAAGAAAGTAGTCTGTCTTTTAACAGCTGAAATCAGATCATAATTGGTGGTACTTTGTTTGGCTTCCAAGAAGTTTTCAGCAAAACcttgtaatgaatgattgtttagACCAACAAGTTCATATGGCTCACTTGGATACATTGAATCCCAGACTTTCTCACTTTCCTCTTTGCTGGTTCCCTGAGTTGAAGATAACACTTTCGAATTGCCTAATATTCTCCCATAAAGTTCGATGCAGTCAGTTTTGTAACGCACCTGACACAAATGTTGGAAAAGGGTGATTCCAGAAATACAACAATTCTTTCAGAAAACAAAttcacaaataaaaagaaaacttatatGTAATTTTGACTTCAGCACTCAAGCTTACCGGATTAAGCCTATGACAGTGCCAAATCCATTCACAATCAAGAGGCACAACCAAAGGGATTTCTGTCACAGGTGACTCAGTATGTTTGGCCAGTAAAGGAAGCCAACAATACTTATACCTAAAGACACGCACAAACACTAACGATTAAAACACAATCTATTGAAATAAAAGGTGAATGAATATACAACACAGGAAACATGCACATTTCAGGCACTAACATACATAATAGGATTTTAGTTACATGCCCGTGAAAAACTTGGTAAGAGCACGAGTAATACATCAAATAGTTCCTTAAATTACCGAGAGctaattaactttgatataaatttacaaaaatattaaaccattaaaatgataaaacatCAGTTATTTAAATCATCAGTTTcataattttagaattaaaacaAGAGTGTAATCTATAGCATAATagctataaatattttattctgtcaatttattaaaaactattataatcacaaattttaaaataattatacaaaagTCAAAAGGTTTACCAACAACAGAATCCATgagtaaatgaaaatataattttggcTTAATACTACTTTTAGTCCCTATTTTTGTCAGTTTTGCTCGATATGGAACTTATCTTTTCGAATATTTAATGTAGTCTCTTATACcgcaatttatgttcaatttgatcTTTTTTTTCCGACAACGTTTAAATCAATAACGGCATAGCGTCCATGTAAGAAAAAACAGAACACATCATCATCTCACCATGTCATCACCATCTTCCCCAAATCAAAAACCCTAACTTCTGTAGATTAGGGTTGATTTTGATTTCTGTaggtttttgttatttaattgaaaGTAATTTGAGAGTTTCGCTTATTGCAAATGGTTTTGCATCATTAGTGGAGGTTGAACGAGTTCAATAATGGTGTAGTTTGGGGTTTTGCAGATTTTCACAGAAGAGCCATGATTTCACGAATTAGAATTGACGTTTGATTTAAGAATTATGGGTTTTCAACAAGTTCaatagttttgtgatttttgacAAAGCGTTTATGGAAAGAAAACTAGGGAAGATGGTGATGACATCGTGACAATTTATTCCTTTTCTTGTTAAGTAGACATTTAAACGTCTTTAgcaaaaaactaaattaatcataaattacgagattatatttaacattctaacaaaaataagtcCCACCTAAAATAGGCACTAAAATTGATATTAAGCCTATTATTCTAAAATTCATATTAAgcttattattttttgtaaactATAGGACCTTCTAATAAAACTTCAAAactattttcatttaacattttcttttcatatatacagatagagaaagagagagacaaAGTATCTCAAAACCGATAACCAAGATTAATAATATATGCTTATCAGATGTTTCCATCGATCCTGATTCGTGTCAATTAACAGTAAAAACACTAAGATAATTGTAGTATAGTAGTTTTAAGAGTTAAACTAAACGAAAATTTTAGATACTAAATTTATGGATTCTTAAAATTTCAGGAAGTAAAAGATACCTGTAAACAGCTATGCGCAAAAGTGGGCCATCATCATAAAGGTCACGATTTCTATCAACCTCTGCAAGAAACAGAAGCTGTTGTTTAGCCGTAGCAACGAGGTTTTCGCTTAACACGATTTTCTGTGCTTCAGCCCACTCCAACTCTTGCTGTGTGTCCATGACGGTTGCTCAATTTCACCTTCAAAACGCAGAACAAAATGATCAATATAGCTATTTAAGGCTTTGAATAAACTTCGAAACGAAGattcctttctttttctgcCCTCAATCgtgaagattttgaaaattttccttcTCATTCGGAAGCGGTGACCCAGTTATGgggaagtaaaataaaaatctgtTGAAACTTCACACGCTACGCGGATACTTTAGATTAGATTTTGAGAAGAAACCTGTGATTGAACTTCGTTCATTCTGACTGAGAAAACTATTGAGGTGGGTTTTATTTTGGGGTTTATAactatgaaataatttttagtgAGTTTAAAACTGTCTTCgctaattaatattgaaatttaaaattaattttatatccaaaagaataatttgattaattttaaaagatttaattatgaatttactTTCCATACTGTTCAAcgtctctttatttttatttttttcttaaaatgatttaatttgatCAATACCGTTAAATTAACCGTAGTGTCGTGTTTGTATCAatgacatttttaattttttcatatttttaaattaaaaaaaaaaacaaaaaattgtcaCAGGTCATCGTGTCATTGACcctatttgtttttaatttagtccacgtatttataatttaggttttttctattttaaaataaagtaatttgaTCATCTCTAATTtaacatcaaataattaaatttaattacaaataaatgttaaaatattttcttttaatttatacataaatcactctctttaaatatttaaattaatttattttttacataaaaaatttctattaaaacatgattttttaaatatactaaaaattaaatataaagtaacttgtaatttttaaatatttaatataataaaatattttaatggtaATAAGTATCCCTTTACATtaacatttttaacatttttaaaaaattacaagtttaaatagtaatttttttaatgtaaaaatataaaagaaattaatattcaGGTGAAacaatttatgtataaattataaaaaaatatttttacaagtatatataaattgtaattatgtttatttataaatttagttttcaattAGAACGacaaaattactttatttaaaaaaataaattgaatcgAAATTATAAATGTGAAGACTAAATTGGAAATGAATATTATCATGATAACAAGAGTGACACATGTGGcagtttctgttttttttttaaataaaaattctttttaaaagaataaaaagataaaaaaatttactaattgGCATGTGATATGCAGATGCACAGTGTTAAAGtgaatctaaaaaaaaataaattgaactgttttaaaaaatagaaatattaaattgaataaaaaaaattaaaccaacgaaacaaatataaaaatcaaatgtataattaaatcattttaaaattaaaaaaaatattaattttatatgatttttaacattataatctaagtattttcttaaacaaaactGTGTACCGTGTTTTCAATTTAAtcaatctataattttttttctaaaaatttataagtttacTTTAGTTTAAATTGTGATTAGTAACATTCTTTTAAGACTAAAAGACTAGAGTGGTAACATGATACTACTACTCTACTATTACTCTAAGACCCATacaaaatatttaccttaatagtaacaattttattactaatagtaataaatttctttatgaatgaaaaatatgataagtttatgtaaaaataaaatgtggaaagttaaataagaaattttggtagcttaattggtagaaaattgtggtgatttcaagaacatgagttcaaactcttttctacctttttgttaaaaaaaaattaaaaaaaaattaaaatattgatagtggataaagcaTTCCATGttttaaggcattattgaggaatccattatgtaaatggtgattaagatattaatataataaaataatattaaaataataaataatattaaaaaattgttgaatagtaaaatttttggactataaatagccatgagaggggaggATATTTTGTGCAAAGAGAGGAATaatcaagtgagaaaccttgagaaatagagaagaaagagttaggaagaaatttttagttgcaagaagagtagaggctTTGcagggttttcggggaaacaaattcgaaGCAAGAGAAGTCTgaaatagaggtaaggggagctagattttTGTTGCTTGGTagcttaatatatatatatatatatatatatatatatatatatatgtatgtgcaATGAACTCTGTGCTGTGCCACTGATTTCGCTAGAAATTAGTTAATGCATGTTGAAATTTAATGCCTCTTGAATGATGAACTATGTGCTGATGATTTTCAGGCTGTGAGCTGATTTAAACGTGTTGTGTGACTGCAATGGAGGATGTTAGATGAGAAAAATCTGAGGTAGCAGCTGTATGGTGAAAGTTAAGAGGATTTGGTAGTGTTTTGGGTcacttgagaggaagtgaggtagtgattttgagcaatTGGGGCCTAATGCGAAATTGGACTGTTGGGGTAGTCTTAGGcactgtattgtgacttgtttgagccACTAAATTGGTCAAAAACCTGTGcaaagtggtagaattgaaTTTGGGTCCTTAAGTTGAGAAATTTGATGTTTTAGAGTAGGATTTGGTTCCTAATCACTTTAGATttggtaccgttcggtcaggtgttgatttggtaccgttcggtcaggtgttGAGTtgttaccgttcggtcaggtgttGAGTtgttaccgttcggtcagatGTTGATttggtaccgttcggtcagatgTTGATttggtaccgttcggtcaggtgttGATTTGGTACCATTCGGTCAGGTGTTGATTtggtaccgttcggtcaagtgttgatttggtaccgttcggtcaggtgttgatttggtaccgttcggtcaggtgttgatttggtaccgttcggtcaggtgttgatttggtaccgttcggtcaggtgttGATTTGGTACCGTTCGGGCAGGTGTTGATTTGGTACTGTTCGGTCAGGTGTTGATTTGGtatcgttcggtcttgatgGTGCTCGGTCTTGATACTGCTCGGTCTTAGTGGTACGTGgtctaaatagcgttcggccaaagctCTCAGTGCTCGGCAAAAGTCATACCGTTCGGCCAAAGCCCTAAGTGCTCGGCCAAAGTTCATAGTGTTCGGTTCCAACCTCTTTTAGTCTTGTTTTGGGTTGAATTAAATGTGTGGGATGATTGCAACGCGTAGTATGATGTGATAATGTGATTAGATTACAAGTATGTGAGTATGTGAAACATGTTTGGTGGTTAAAAATATGTGCTTGTActagtatggttgatggacgtaattccatggatctcaaaggaaGGTCACATGCTGGTGCCCTATAGtgttggacgtaattccatgatctttcAGGAGAAAATTCATGGTGGTGTCCTAGtaatgtttagaatgaattgcatggtagctcagtcttgggggttttcctaacgctccaatggtctttcattctcaagtagagaggattgattcatgtggtaaggagtagcaggaggtcctagtcttggatgctTCTAGTATggtccaaggtgagtgataacggactaacctcgtgagtgtggtagggtgaaacccattggcaatggctttgcaaagcaatagaagccaccacgagtgcataacccgccatagctcggcagtcattctagtccggacaagtcggtttataaagtaacaagtcttgttaTGTCATTTTACCATGTTTGAGTGACTTTTGCATGTCATGTGAGGTtgaataacatgctttttatatctagctcacccttgcttgtttgtgttgcttgtgtatgtttcttttgcgatgatcatccacttgggtGGGAGCAGATGGCGAGGAGGTTCTTTTGGAGACGACCTTGGAAGTTGAGGACAATGTTGTTGCCTAGTCTCCTTAGGATGTTATCGATTATtgtttgtatttt
This window of the Vigna angularis cultivar LongXiaoDou No.4 chromosome 7, ASM1680809v1, whole genome shotgun sequence genome carries:
- the LOC108336261 gene encoding glycine-rich domain-containing protein 1 isoform X2 is translated as MDTQQELEWAEAQKIVLSENLVATAKQQLLFLAEVDRNRDLYDDGPLLRIAVYRYKYCWLPLLAKHTESPVTEIPLVVPLDCEWIWHCHRLNPVRYKTDCIELYGRILGNSKVLSSTQGTSKEESEKVWDSMYPSEPYELVGLNNHSLQGFAENFLEAKQSTTNYDLISAVKRQTTFFYQVSRPYWKVDTFLEGAVARYKGFLHLIKRNRERHISRFSVPTYDIDLIWHSHQLHPVSYCNDLVAIMGKVLEHDDTDSNRTKGQKLDVGFSETTRQWEETFGSRYWKAGAMYRGNPPSPLPVDKYKIVGTHQFCSAPSSNTNQNQNLIQLPQKLLVQVMLEFVDVRNFPSEHKGKLLVSFNKKQEDVLFNTKKQLSISSKSQGKQVAVFQCESNGELLLELISRPSFNFRGLKLHKVLGKTSINLEDLQNVASKLPIEKWNLSTENTKSSINKKVIGRTASGNTHLLAELKGTVWSMMNSNWVLQIKKTGDEDKRLFELFELTGTRNVVIFPGRKLEYETRNYGNGEESRLMTAVKFSPKYPYGKAVALMDLEYGFLEIKEEWLVLPAILSAFILSNFPEFSNESKEENGT
- the LOC108336261 gene encoding glycine-rich domain-containing protein 1 isoform X1, encoding MDTQQELEWAEAQKIVLSENLVATAKQQLLFLAEVDRNRDLYDDGPLLRIAVYRYKYCWLPLLAKHTESPVTEIPLVVPLDCEWIWHCHRLNPVRYKTDCIELYGRILGNSKVLSSTQGTSKEESEKVWDSMYPSEPYELVGLNNHSLQGFAENFLEAKQSTTNYDLISAVKRQTTFFYQVSRPYWKVDTFLEGAVARYKGFLHLIKRNRERHISRFSVPTYDIDLIWHSHQLHPVSYCNDLVAIMGKVLEHDDTDSNRTKGQKLDVGFSETTRQWEETFGSRYWKAGAMYRGNPPSPLPVDKYKIVGTHQFCSAPSSNTNQNQNLIQLPQKLLVQVMLEFVDVRNFPSEHKGKLLVSFNKKQEDVLFNTKKQLSISSKSQGKQVAVFQCESNGELLLELISRPSFNFRGLKLHKVLGKTSINLEDLQNVASKLPIEKWLDLTCTVNWSKPISIRIGLSLTPPVSVPYKLHFVSMLPFKKSYFSFLLPRRSQQIKCCTNINVVNEARNKIINIQTGNLSTENTKSSINKKVIGRTASGNTHLLAELKGTVWSMMNSNWVLQIKKTGDEDKRLFELFELTGTRNVVIFPGRKLEYETRNYGNGEESRLMTAVKFSPKYPYGKAVALMDLEYGFLEIKEEWLVLPAILSAFILSNFPEFSNESKEENGT